The Haloplanus sp. GDY1 genomic sequence GACGACCCCGGCGAGGCGGCCGCGTACGTCGACGAGGAACTCATCGACGAGGGCGCCGACATCGTCGACGTCGGCCTCGAATCCGCGAACAAGCGCTTCGAGGTGCTCTCCGCCGAGGGGGAACTCGACCGCCTCGACACCGCGGTCGAGGCCATCGAGAGCGTCTCCGGCGACGCCGTCTTCTCCATCGAGACGCGCTATCACGAGGTGGCCGAGGCGGCGCTCGACGCTGGCTTCGACATGGTGAACGACATCTGTGGCTTCGCCGATCCCGAGATGCCGCGGGTCTGTGCCGAGCGCGACGTGGCGGTCGTGAAGATGGCGAGTCCGCCGGACCTGGAGCGACCGGGGGCCGTCGAGGACGTCGACGACATCTACGACGCGCTGCAACGCGAGGGGCTCACGGAGAAGACGGTCGTCGACCCCGCGTTCGGCGGCTGGAGCGAGGACAAGACCCTCGAAGACGACCGGGAGACCTTCCGCCGCCTCCGGGAGTTCCGCGCCCTCGACCGTCCCATCCTCGTCTCCATCAACCGCAAGAACTTCCTCCGGGACATCGCCGGCCGCTCGACCGAGGCGGCCCTGCCCGTCTCCCTGGCCGCCACCGCCATGGCCGTCGAGCGCGGCGCACACGTGATCCGCACCCACGACGTCGCCGAGACGCGGGACGCCGCCCTCGTCGGCGACGCCTTCGCCCGCGACCGACTCCGGGCCACCGGCGGCGCCGTGACCGTCGAGGAACTCGACGTGACGGGCGTCGGGGAGATGCGCCGCCACCTCGACCGACTCGGAGGGGACCCGTCGGCGGCCCGCCGGGGCACCGTCCGCACCTTCGAACTCGGCGGCCTCTCGCCCGCGGACCGCGACGTCCTGGACGCCGCCGCCCGGGGAACCGCCGCCGTGGTCGCCGGCGCCCCGGACGACGACCGCCGCCTGCTCGCGGGGACGCCCGCCGACCTGACCGCCGTCGTCGAGGCCGCTACCGGCGGTTCCGACGCGCTCGACCGGGCGCTCGCCGCGGTCGAATCCGTTGCCGGCTAAGAGAAAGCTTATGCCAGACGCTTCGAAAACGAGGGCGTGGAAGCCGGGGCGACACACGGGTAGGGGTACTTGGTGTCGTTCCGGCTACTGTGACCTTATTGGATGAACTACCAGACGTGGGTCCCGGTGTACGAACGCATCCTCGACGACTTCGGCTACTCCCGCGCCGAGGACGAGCGCGCACGCGACGTGCTCGCGGAACTGGTCGACCCCTTCGACGAGTCGCGGTTCGACCCCGTTTCGGGCGCCACCGTCGCCGTCGCCGGCGCTGGACCCTCCCTCGGCGACCAGGTCGGCGTCGCTGCCGACGCCGACCTGGTCGTCGCCGCCTCCACCGCCGCGGCGACGCTCCGGGAGGCCGGCGTCGGCGTCGACCTGATGGTGACCGACCTCGACAAGACGCCCGCGACGGCCCGGGACCTGACCCGCGAGGGCGTCCCCGTCGCCGTCCACGCCCACGGCGACAACGTCCCCGCCGTCGAGGAGTGGGTCCCCCGTCTCGACGGCGACCACGTCGTCCCGACGACGCAGACCGAACCCCGCGGCCCCGTCGCGAACTACGGCGGGTTCACCGACGGCGACCGGGCGGCCTTCCTCGCCGACGCCTTCGGCGCCGCGACCCTGCGGTTCCCGGGGTGGGACTTCGACGACCCCGCCGTCGACGCGACGAAACGCAAGAAACTGAGGTGGGCCGAGCGGTTGCTCGAATGGCTCGAACGCCGACGCGGCGAGCGGTTCGCGATACTCGACGGCCGACGCGAGGGGATCGATCCGATCTGACCGATCAGGCGTCCGCGCCGCCGTCGGCGGTGCCGCCGCTCGAATCGCTACTTCCCGAATCGCTCCCTCCCGAGTCGCCGCCGCTCGATCCGCCAGCGTCCGAGTCGCCGCCGCTCGACCCGCCAGCGTCCGATCCACTGGCGTCCGAACCGCCGTCACCGTCGCCGCCATCTGCACCGTCGGTCGATCCGCCGCTCGCCCCACCGGCGTCGTCCGAATCGCCGTTCGAACCGCCAGCATCGGATGCGCCGCTCGATCCGTCGCTCGGATCGCCGGCCGACCCACCGTCGTCGGCCGATCCGGCGTCCGAACCGTCCGCGTCGCTTCCGGCCTCGTCGTTGCCCGCTCCGCCGGCCTCGTCGTCGCCGGCGGCTCCGGTATCGGCACCGGCGTCGGCCGATCCGGCGTCCGAACCGTCCTCGCTGGCATCACCGGCACCGACGTCGTCCTCGGCGGTACCGTCCTCACCGGCATCATCGTCGCCGACACCGTCCTCGCCGACACCCCCGCCCGCCGACGCTCCGTCGTCGCCATCGCCG encodes the following:
- the folP gene encoding dihydropteroate synthase, with product MRNVDAAGLGIGDDYPPRLMGVLNVSEESPYEPSVFDDPGEAAAYVDEELIDEGADIVDVGLESANKRFEVLSAEGELDRLDTAVEAIESVSGDAVFSIETRYHEVAEAALDAGFDMVNDICGFADPEMPRVCAERDVAVVKMASPPDLERPGAVEDVDDIYDALQREGLTEKTVVDPAFGGWSEDKTLEDDRETFRRLREFRALDRPILVSINRKNFLRDIAGRSTEAALPVSLAATAMAVERGAHVIRTHDVAETRDAALVGDAFARDRLRATGGAVTVEELDVTGVGEMRRHLDRLGGDPSAARRGTVRTFELGGLSPADRDVLDAAARGTAAVVAGAPDDDRRLLAGTPADLTAVVEAATGGSDALDRALAAVESVAG
- a CDS encoding 6-hydroxymethylpterin diphosphokinase MptE-like protein, whose protein sequence is MNYQTWVPVYERILDDFGYSRAEDERARDVLAELVDPFDESRFDPVSGATVAVAGAGPSLGDQVGVAADADLVVAASTAAATLREAGVGVDLMVTDLDKTPATARDLTREGVPVAVHAHGDNVPAVEEWVPRLDGDHVVPTTQTEPRGPVANYGGFTDGDRAAFLADAFGAATLRFPGWDFDDPAVDATKRKKLRWAERLLEWLERRRGERFAILDGRREGIDPI